The segment CCACCGCACCGCCACCATCTGCCACCTGAACACCCTCGCCATGCTCACCGGCCGCCCCCTCACCTGGGACCCCGAGGCCGAACAGGTCACCAACTGCGAGGAGGCCAATCGCCTGCTCTCTCCCATGATGCGCAAGCCCTGGTCCCTTTGATCTCTGCTCATGCTCGGCGTCGCCCGTTCCTTTCTGCGACGCCGGGCTTCCTTCCCTGCGTGCGAGTGCCCCGGGCACGTCTCCACCTTCTTGACCCGGCCACCCTCGCGGATTACCATGCCTGAAGATGATTGGTCGGAGCCGATTGCCAGGTTCATTCATTTCCCGCTCCTCAGCATCAATCATTCCACAGCGGGCGTAATTCAGTGGTAGAATGCCAGCTTCCCAAGCTGGACGTCAGGGGTTCGAATCCCCTCGCCCGCTCTGACTTTGGACTCCAGTGTGAATTAGGTTCTGCTGACAATCACGCCAAGAGGACCATGAGGAACGCAAACTGGCAGAAGGCCAGTTTTTTTCGCGATGTCTTCGCGTAGCGGGTCGCCTCGTGTCGGCACTCTTTCAGTCGGCCAAAGGGCGGGTCGACCTGGTCCGTTCCCGGTAGAGGTGGGTGTCCAATTCTCGGGGTTCACGCCGGTTGGACCGCGAGGGAATGACCACCTTCGCCCCGGCCGCCACGATCCTCGGGACGAAGGGGCTGGCCGCTGTTTTGCCCCTGATCCGCGATGACATGTTCGGATTCGAGCCCATCGATCAAGACTCGGGCCCGGAATCTGTCGTGCGCCTGGCCGCCGGTAAGGATCAACCGCTCGGGATTGCGTTCGGTCTGCGCCGTGACCTCGGAACTCCGAGCTTGATCGCCCGGGACCAATGAGGGCAAGGTGAGAGGAGTCAAGATCGTCTTGGACTGCGGGATGCCCGGTTTCTCTGAAAGCCGAACCTGCACGTGGCTGGCTCTCCGGATCGACCAGGCGTATGCTTGCGTCGAGGAAACAGATTGATGCGTTCACCCGCTCCTCGTCCTCTGTCCGCTCCCAGCTTCAGGAGAGCGCACGATGAGCAGAGCAAGGCTGACGACCGGAGTTGCGATCACCCTGCTGCTCGGTGCCATTGCCCCCGCGGTCATCATCTGGCTGGCCGATCTTCGCTTCGCAGACCGGCGGTGGGTTCACGTCCCGTTCCATTCCGTCGTCGAGGCGTTGGGGGCGTTCGCCGGGCTCACGCTGGCGGTCGTGCTCCGCTTCCTGTGGCTGAATAAGGCCCGCTCGGCGCATTACCTCTGGACCTCGAATGCCCTGATCGGCATGGGGGTGCTGGACGGATTTCATGCCGCCGTGGAGCCCGGCGAATCGTTTGTCTGGTTGCGGAGCACCGCGACCCTGGTGGGGGGATTCCTGCACCTGCTGGTCTGGTTGCCAGAGCGGGCCACCCGAACCGGGGCGGTTGCCGCCCTGTCAGGCCTGATTCTGGTCGTGACGGTGCTCTTCGGCGTCCTCGCGATCACCACTCCCGGCATGATCCCCCTAATGGTTGAGGTCGACGGGGGAGCGTTCACGGCCACCGCCAAGACGATCAACGTGTTGGGAGGCCTGTGCTTCGTCGTCGCGGCGGCGCGATTCCTGATTTTCTACTGGCGGACGGGCCATTCGGATGAACTGCTCTTCGCCAATTTACTGTTGCTGTTCGGTGTGGCGGGCCTGGTGTTTCCGTTCTCCCGGATCTGGGAGTCTGACTGGTGGTGGTGGCACCTGCTCCGCCTGTTGGCCTACGTCATTGTGCTTGGGAATACGTTCCAGATTTATCGCCGGGCCGAGGATCAGCTCCGGACGGTCAACCTGATGCTGGAACAACGCGTGGCCGAACGCAGCGCGGCCGCCGAACAACGGTCGCAGGAGCTTGCCGACACCGTCAACACCCTGCAACGGGAGATCGCCGAGCGCCGGCGGGCAGAGGGAGAGTTGCTCAAGGTCTCCCGCGCCGTCGAACAGAGTGCCAACCTCGTGGTGATCACCGACGGTCAGGGCCAGATCGAGTACGTGAATCCCGCTTTTGCGCGGGTCACCGGCTACTCGATGACCGAGGTTCTCGGCAAAAATCCTCGGATCTTGAAATCGGGGCGCACCCCGCCCGAGGACTATCGTCGGCTCTGGCAGACGATCACCTCCGGCCAGGAGTGGCGGGGGGAATTTCATAATCGGAAGAAGGATGGCCAACTCTACTGGGCATCGGCCTCCATCTCCCCTATCCGGAATCCCCAGGGGGGCATTACGCATTACGTCGCGATCGAGGAGGACATCACCGAGCTGAAGCGGGTCGAGGAGGGCTTGCGGGCCTCGGAGCAACGCTACCGACAGCTCACGGAGGGGACCCAGGATGCGATCGTCGTGGCCGACCAGCAGGGGTGCATCACCCTCTTCAATACGGCCGCCCAGCAGACCTTCGGCTACACGGAGCGGGAGGTCGTGGGGCAGCCGCTCACCCTGCTGATGCCGGAGGAATCGCGCGACGCCCACCAGCAGGGCTTGCAACGCTACCTCGAGACCCGAGAACCACGGGTCATCGGCCGCACGGTCGAATTGCGAGGCCAGCGCAAAAGTGGAGAAACCTTCCCTCTGGAACTCTCGTTGTCGGTCCTCGAACTCCCCGAAGGGCTCGCCTTCCTGGGAGCGATCCGCGACGTGACCGAGCGCCAGCAAATGCACGCTCGGGTCGTCCAGTCGGAGAAGCTGGCCTCGCTCGGCCTGCTCAGCGCCGGGGTCGCGCACGAGATCAACAACCCCCTGGCCTACGTGGCCAATAATCTGGCCGTGATCGAGCGGGATCTGCGGGGGCTGATCACCCTGGCAGAGGTCTGCGAGACGATCCGACCGGAACTGGAAGCGAACCAGCCAGAGATCGCCGCGGAATTGCTCGACCTCGCCGAGACGATCGACCTGCCATACCTGCGTGAGAACCTCGGCCC is part of the Tautonia marina genome and harbors:
- a CDS encoding PAS domain-containing sensor histidine kinase; translation: MSRARLTTGVAITLLLGAIAPAVIIWLADLRFADRRWVHVPFHSVVEALGAFAGLTLAVVLRFLWLNKARSAHYLWTSNALIGMGVLDGFHAAVEPGESFVWLRSTATLVGGFLHLLVWLPERATRTGAVAALSGLILVVTVLFGVLAITTPGMIPLMVEVDGGAFTATAKTINVLGGLCFVVAAARFLIFYWRTGHSDELLFANLLLLFGVAGLVFPFSRIWESDWWWWHLLRLLAYVIVLGNTFQIYRRAEDQLRTVNLMLEQRVAERSAAAEQRSQELADTVNTLQREIAERRRAEGELLKVSRAVEQSANLVVITDGQGQIEYVNPAFARVTGYSMTEVLGKNPRILKSGRTPPEDYRRLWQTITSGQEWRGEFHNRKKDGQLYWASASISPIRNPQGGITHYVAIEEDITELKRVEEGLRASEQRYRQLTEGTQDAIVVADQQGCITLFNTAAQQTFGYTEREVVGQPLTLLMPEESRDAHQQGLQRYLETREPRVIGRTVELRGQRKSGETFPLELSLSVLELPEGLAFLGAIRDVTERQQMHARVVQSEKLASLGLLSAGVAHEINNPLAYVANNLAVIERDLRGLITLAEVCETIRPELEANQPEIAAELLDLAETIDLPYLRENLGPILVSTRQGVKRVADIVQNLRGFARLDQAAVDRVDLHEAITSSLELIRGRLSRRHIQVDQDLGELPPVVCAPAQVNQVILNLLVNALQAIEATDRGEGRIEIRTRVADDGVVLEIADDGCGIPAENLARIFDPFFTTKPVGQGTGLGLAISHGIIQDHGGRIEVQSTPGQGSRFRVILPLEGKGQHDDRTAQALPAGRR